In a single window of the Streptomyces sp. CGMCC 4.7035 genome:
- a CDS encoding [protein-PII] uridylyltransferase, with translation MTSTDVRTEAEDSGPSGYAAARLRLLQEGARSGPPRRAALAELTDDWLTELFTAGAEGLRGVSLVAVGGYGRGELSPRSDLDLLLLHDGSDSKAVAALADRIWYPVWDLGLALDHSVRTPAEARKTAGEDLKVQLGLLDARHLAGDLGLTAGLRTAVLADWRNQAPKRLPELQELCAERAERQGELQYLLEPDLKEARGGLRDATALRAVAASWLADAPREGLADARRRLLDVRDALHLTTGRATDRLALQEQDQVAAELGLLDADTLLRQVYEAARVISYASDVTWREVGRVLRSRAVRPRLRAMLGGGKPVAERSPLAEGVVEQDGEVVLARAARPERDSVLPLRAAAAAAQAGLPLSLHAVRRMAGAARPLPTPWPAEAREQLVTLLGSGRPTIDVWEALEAEGLITRLLPDWERVRCRPQRNAVHVWTVDRHLIETAVRASELTRRVGRPDLLLVAALLHDIGKGWPGDHSVAGEIIARDVAGRIGFDRDDVAVLATLVRHHLLLVETATRRDLEDPATVRSVAEAVGSQSTLELLHALTEADALATGPAAWSSWRGALVTDLVKRVSAVLAGDEPADPEAATPTAEQERLAIEAFRTGSPVLALRAQTEPPAEEPPGEPEPLGVELLVAVPDQPGVLPAVSGVLAMHRLTVRTAELRALDLPDGVHEGSVLLLDWRVAAEYGSLPQAARLRADLVRALDGSLDIAARLAERDAAYPRRRGVVAPPPRVTVAPAASRHATVIEVRAQDAPGLLFRIGQALEKSGVRVRSSHVSTLGANAVDAFYVTTATGAPLPGEEAASVARALEEALRA, from the coding sequence GTGACGAGTACGGACGTACGTACGGAAGCAGAGGACTCGGGACCCAGCGGCTACGCGGCGGCCCGGCTGCGCCTCCTCCAGGAGGGGGCGCGGTCCGGGCCGCCGCGCCGTGCGGCCCTGGCGGAACTGACCGACGACTGGCTCACGGAACTGTTCACCGCGGGCGCCGAGGGACTGCGCGGCGTCTCCCTGGTCGCGGTCGGCGGCTACGGCCGCGGCGAGCTGTCCCCCCGCAGCGACCTCGATCTGCTCCTGCTGCACGACGGCAGCGACAGCAAGGCGGTCGCCGCCCTCGCCGACCGCATCTGGTATCCGGTCTGGGACCTCGGCCTCGCCCTCGACCACTCCGTCCGCACCCCGGCGGAGGCCCGCAAGACGGCGGGCGAGGACCTCAAGGTGCAACTCGGCCTGCTGGACGCGCGGCACCTGGCGGGCGACCTCGGTCTTACGGCGGGACTGCGTACGGCCGTCCTGGCGGACTGGCGCAACCAGGCGCCGAAACGTCTCCCCGAGCTCCAGGAACTGTGCGCCGAACGGGCCGAGCGGCAGGGCGAGCTCCAGTACCTGCTGGAACCGGACCTCAAGGAGGCACGGGGCGGGCTGCGCGACGCCACGGCCCTGCGCGCGGTCGCCGCCTCCTGGCTCGCGGACGCCCCGCGTGAGGGACTGGCGGACGCCCGCCGCAGGCTCCTGGACGTACGGGACGCGCTGCATCTGACCACCGGGCGCGCCACCGACCGGCTGGCACTTCAGGAACAGGATCAGGTCGCAGCCGAGCTCGGCCTGCTGGACGCCGACACGCTGCTGCGGCAGGTGTACGAGGCGGCGCGGGTCATTTCGTATGCGAGTGACGTGACGTGGCGCGAGGTGGGGCGCGTCCTGCGGTCGCGCGCCGTGCGGCCGCGACTGCGCGCCATGCTCGGCGGCGGCAAACCGGTCGCGGAGCGGTCCCCGCTCGCCGAAGGCGTGGTCGAACAGGACGGCGAGGTGGTGCTCGCACGCGCCGCACGCCCCGAGCGCGACTCCGTGCTCCCCTTGCGCGCCGCGGCCGCCGCCGCCCAGGCAGGCCTTCCGCTCTCCCTGCACGCCGTGCGCCGCATGGCCGGCGCCGCACGCCCGCTGCCCACACCGTGGCCCGCCGAGGCACGCGAACAGCTCGTGACCCTGCTGGGCTCCGGCCGTCCGACCATCGACGTCTGGGAGGCCCTGGAGGCCGAGGGTCTCATCACCCGTCTGCTGCCCGACTGGGAGCGTGTGCGCTGCCGCCCGCAGCGCAACGCCGTACACGTCTGGACCGTCGACCGGCACCTGATCGAGACGGCCGTGCGCGCCTCCGAGCTGACCCGCCGCGTCGGCCGCCCCGACCTCCTCCTGGTCGCCGCGCTCCTGCACGACATCGGCAAGGGCTGGCCCGGCGACCACTCCGTCGCGGGCGAGATCATCGCCCGGGACGTGGCGGGCCGCATCGGCTTCGACCGCGACGACGTCGCCGTCCTCGCCACCCTCGTACGGCACCACCTGCTGCTCGTCGAGACGGCCACCCGGCGCGACCTGGAGGACCCGGCCACCGTCCGCTCGGTCGCCGAGGCCGTCGGCTCGCAGAGCACGCTGGAGCTGCTGCACGCGCTGACCGAGGCCGACGCGCTGGCCACCGGTCCCGCGGCCTGGTCGTCCTGGCGGGGCGCGCTGGTGACCGACCTGGTCAAACGAGTCTCGGCGGTCCTCGCCGGCGACGAGCCCGCCGACCCGGAGGCCGCCACGCCCACCGCCGAGCAGGAGCGGCTCGCCATCGAGGCGTTCCGCACGGGCAGCCCGGTCCTCGCGCTGCGCGCGCAGACCGAGCCGCCGGCCGAGGAGCCGCCCGGCGAACCGGAGCCCCTCGGCGTGGAGCTGCTCGTCGCCGTACCGGACCAGCCCGGCGTGCTGCCCGCGGTGTCGGGCGTCCTGGCCATGCACCGCCTCACCGTCCGCACGGCGGAGCTGCGCGCTCTGGACCTCCCGGACGGCGTCCACGAAGGCTCGGTGCTGCTGCTCGACTGGCGGGTCGCGGCCGAGTACGGCTCCCTGCCACAGGCGGCCCGGCTGCGTGCCGACCTCGTACGGGCCCTGGACGGCTCCCTGGACATCGCGGCGCGCCTGGCGGAGCGGGACGCGGCCTACCCCCGCCGCCGGGGCGTGGTGGCACCTCCGCCGCGTGTCACGGTGGCTCCCGCGGCCTCCCGGCACGCCACGGTGATCGAGGTACGGGCCCAGGACGCACCGGGGCTGCTCTTCCGGATCGGGCAGGCGCTGGAGAAGTCGGGGGTGCGGGTGCGCAGCTCCCATGTGTCCACGCTCGGCGCGAACGCGGTCGATGCCTTTTATGTGACCACGGCCACGGGGGCGCCTCTGCCGGGGGAGGAGGCGGCTTCGGTGGCGCGGGCGCTGGAGGAGGCGTTGCGGGCGTGA
- a CDS encoding bifunctional DNA primase/polymerase, whose product MGFTIGGTRGIREIRPGARRRSRSSDCLAVAEYTGLWGWDVVPGARAAAGACSCGRADCAVPGAHPLDFAPVVRAGATLDEATEAWAEVPGAAVMLPVGRAFDVIEVAEAAGRRALVRLERMGLPLGPVTATPDGRAHFFVAPGSTAELPELLYRMAWDDASLDLHALGPGSHITAPPSDRGGLGPVRWLRSPSLDSATEPPAARLLIGTLAYVAHRSRA is encoded by the coding sequence ATGGGCTTCACGATCGGCGGTACGCGGGGAATCCGCGAAATCCGGCCCGGCGCACGACGCCGGAGCCGCTCGTCGGACTGCCTCGCCGTGGCGGAGTACACGGGCTTGTGGGGCTGGGACGTGGTGCCCGGCGCACGGGCGGCCGCGGGGGCATGCTCGTGCGGCAGGGCGGACTGTGCCGTGCCCGGCGCGCATCCGCTGGACTTCGCGCCCGTCGTGCGGGCCGGCGCCACGCTCGACGAGGCGACCGAGGCCTGGGCCGAGGTGCCGGGCGCCGCGGTGATGCTGCCGGTCGGCCGTGCGTTCGATGTGATCGAGGTCGCCGAGGCGGCCGGGCGGCGCGCACTGGTCCGCCTCGAACGCATGGGACTCCCGCTCGGCCCGGTGACGGCCACCCCGGACGGCCGCGCCCACTTCTTCGTCGCCCCAGGCTCCACGGCCGAGCTGCCCGAGCTGCTCTACCGGATGGCGTGGGACGACGCGTCCCTCGACCTGCACGCCCTGGGCCCGGGCTCCCACATCACGGCCCCGCCCTCGGACCGCGGCGGTCTGGGCCCGGTCCGCTGGCTCCGCTCCCCCTCCCTCGACTCGGCGACGGAGCCACCGGCCGCACGTCTGCTGATCGGCACGCTGGCGTACGTGGCGCACCGGTCACGGGCATAG
- the nsdA gene encoding transcriptional repressor NsdA, with protein sequence MGENGGSGTNADKRPNELLGSWFVRSGWSKGELARQVNRRARQLGANHISTDTSRVRRWLDGENPREPIPRILSELFSERFGCVVAVEDLGLRTAHQSPSVSGVDLPWTGPQTVALISEFSRSDLMLARRGFLGTSLALSAGPSLIEPLQRWLVPGSTTSRGEPEPALASRRGGRLSKPELDLLETTIVMFRQWDAQCGGGLRRKAVVGQLHEVTDLLQEPQPEATAKRLFKVAAELAELAGWMSYDVGLQPTAQKYFVLALHAAKEAGDKPLGSFILSSMSRQMIHLGRPDDALELIHLAQYGSRDCASPRTQAMLYAMEARAYANMGQPGKCKRAVRLAEDTYADAIELAEPEPDWIRFFSEPELHAENSHSYRDLAYVAGRSPAYASLAEPLMQKAVDGFAGDSEHQRSYALNLIGMATVHLLQREPEQSAVLATKAMEIARKVRSERVNTRIRKTVDTAVRDFGDLAEVVELTDRLATHLPETAEAV encoded by the coding sequence GTGGGCGAGAACGGCGGAAGCGGGACGAACGCTGACAAGCGCCCCAATGAGCTGCTCGGCTCGTGGTTCGTGCGCAGCGGCTGGTCGAAGGGTGAGCTGGCGCGGCAAGTGAACCGCAGGGCCCGCCAGTTGGGGGCCAACCACATCTCCACGGACACCTCACGGGTGCGCCGCTGGCTCGACGGGGAGAATCCGCGCGAGCCGATCCCGCGGATCCTCTCGGAGCTGTTCTCCGAGCGGTTCGGCTGCGTGGTCGCCGTCGAGGACCTCGGCCTGCGCACCGCCCACCAGTCACCCTCCGTGTCCGGAGTCGACCTGCCCTGGACGGGCCCGCAGACGGTGGCGTTGATCAGCGAGTTCTCGCGCAGCGACCTGATGCTGGCGCGGCGCGGCTTCCTCGGGACCTCGCTGGCCCTGTCCGCGGGCCCGTCCCTCATCGAGCCCCTGCAGCGCTGGCTCGTGCCGGGTTCGACCACGTCGCGCGGTGAGCCCGAGCCCGCGCTCGCCTCGCGTCGCGGCGGCCGGCTCTCCAAGCCCGAGCTGGACCTCCTGGAGACCACCATCGTGATGTTCCGGCAGTGGGACGCCCAGTGCGGCGGGGGTCTGCGCCGCAAGGCGGTCGTCGGCCAACTGCACGAGGTCACCGACCTCCTCCAGGAACCCCAGCCCGAGGCCACCGCCAAACGCCTGTTCAAGGTCGCCGCGGAGCTGGCCGAACTGGCCGGCTGGATGAGCTACGACGTGGGACTGCAACCCACCGCGCAGAAGTACTTCGTCCTCGCCCTGCACGCCGCCAAGGAGGCGGGCGACAAGCCGCTCGGCTCGTTCATCCTCTCCAGCATGAGCCGCCAGATGATCCACCTCGGCCGGCCCGACGACGCCCTGGAACTCATCCACCTCGCCCAGTACGGCAGCCGGGACTGCGCGAGTCCGCGCACCCAGGCCATGCTGTATGCGATGGAGGCCCGCGCGTACGCGAACATGGGTCAGCCCGGTAAGTGCAAGCGCGCCGTCCGGCTGGCCGAGGACACCTACGCCGACGCGATCGAGCTCGCAGAGCCCGAGCCCGACTGGATCCGCTTCTTCTCCGAGCCCGAACTGCACGCCGAGAACTCCCACTCCTACCGCGACCTCGCCTATGTCGCCGGCCGCAGCCCCGCCTACGCATCCCTCGCCGAGCCCCTGATGCAGAAGGCCGTCGACGGCTTCGCCGGGGACAGTGAGCACCAGCGGTCGTACGCACTCAATCTCATCGGCATGGCCACCGTGCATCTTCTTCAGCGCGAGCCCGAGCAGAGTGCGGTACTGGCCACGAAGGCCATGGAAATCGCGCGAAAAGTGCGGTCGGAACGGGTTAACACTCGTATTCGAAAGACCGTCGACACGGCCGTACGCGATTTCGGTGATCTTGCCGAGGTCGTCGAATTGACCGACCGGCTCGCCACCCATCTTCCCGAGACCGCCGAGGCGGTCTGA
- a CDS encoding P-II family nitrogen regulator — MKLITAVVKPHRLDEIKEALQAFGVHGLTVTEASGYGRQRGHTEVYRGAEYTVDLVPKIRIEVLVEDDDAEQLIDVIVKAARTGKIGDGKVWSIPVETAVRVRTGERGPDAL, encoded by the coding sequence ATGAAGCTCATCACCGCCGTCGTCAAGCCCCACCGGCTCGACGAGATCAAGGAGGCCCTCCAGGCCTTCGGAGTCCACGGTCTGACGGTCACCGAGGCGAGCGGCTACGGTCGTCAGCGGGGCCACACCGAGGTCTACCGCGGCGCCGAGTACACGGTCGACCTCGTCCCCAAGATCCGTATCGAGGTGCTGGTCGAGGACGACGACGCCGAGCAGCTGATCGACGTCATCGTCAAGGCGGCCCGCACCGGCAAGATCGGTGACGGCAAGGTCTGGTCCATCCCGGTCGAGACAGCCGTCCGGGTCCGGACGGGCGAGCGCGGCCCCGACGCGCTGTAA
- a CDS encoding ammonium transporter: protein MAPAITLAAEAPKLSSANTGFMLICSALVMLMTPGLAFFYGGMVRVKSTLNMLMMSFISLGIVTILWVLYGFSLAFGTDSGSIIGWNSDWVGLSNIGLTELWDGYTIPIFVFMVFQLMFAIITPALISGALADRVKFSAWALFIALWATVVYFPVAHWVWGAGGWAFELGVIDFAGGTAVHINAGAAALGVILVIGKRVGFKKDPMRPHSLPLVMLGAGLLWFGWFGFNAGSWLGNDDGVGALMFVNTQVATAAAMLAWLAYEKIRHGAFTTLGAASGAVAGLVAITPSGGAVSPLGAIAVGVIAGVACAAAVGLKFRFGYDDSLDVVGVHMVGGIIGSLLIGFFATGKGQSTATGVFYGDHSFTQLWKQCAGVGAVLAYSLVASAILAFLLDKTIGMRVTEDEEVAGIDQAEHAETAYDFSGAGGGVAGTVAASALAATQTKKVDA, encoded by the coding sequence ATGGCACCAGCCATCACGCTTGCCGCGGAGGCACCCAAGCTGTCCTCCGCGAACACAGGCTTCATGCTGATCTGTTCCGCCCTGGTGATGCTCATGACTCCGGGCCTGGCCTTCTTCTACGGAGGCATGGTCCGCGTCAAGAGCACCCTGAACATGCTGATGATGAGCTTCATCAGCCTGGGGATCGTCACCATCCTGTGGGTGCTGTACGGCTTCTCCCTTGCCTTCGGTACCGACTCCGGCAGCATCATCGGCTGGAACTCGGACTGGGTGGGGCTCAGCAACATCGGCCTGACGGAACTGTGGGACGGCTACACCATCCCGATCTTCGTCTTCATGGTCTTCCAGCTGATGTTCGCGATCATCACGCCCGCACTGATAAGCGGCGCCCTCGCTGACCGCGTCAAGTTCAGCGCCTGGGCCCTGTTCATCGCCCTGTGGGCCACGGTCGTCTACTTCCCGGTCGCCCACTGGGTCTGGGGCGCCGGCGGCTGGGCCTTCGAGCTCGGTGTGATCGACTTCGCCGGTGGTACGGCGGTGCACATCAACGCCGGTGCCGCGGCGCTCGGCGTGATCCTGGTCATCGGCAAGCGCGTCGGCTTCAAGAAGGACCCGATGCGCCCGCACAGCCTCCCGCTGGTCATGCTCGGCGCCGGTCTGCTGTGGTTCGGCTGGTTCGGCTTCAACGCCGGTTCGTGGCTCGGCAACGACGACGGCGTCGGTGCGCTGATGTTCGTCAACACGCAGGTCGCCACCGCCGCCGCCATGCTGGCCTGGCTCGCCTACGAGAAGATCCGCCACGGCGCGTTCACCACGCTGGGCGCCGCCTCCGGTGCCGTCGCCGGTCTGGTCGCCATCACCCCGTCCGGTGGTGCGGTCTCCCCGCTCGGCGCGATCGCCGTCGGCGTCATCGCCGGTGTCGCCTGCGCCGCGGCCGTCGGCCTGAAGTTCAGGTTCGGCTACGACGACTCCCTCGACGTCGTCGGCGTCCACATGGTCGGCGGCATCATCGGCTCCCTGCTCATCGGCTTCTTCGCCACCGGCAAGGGCCAGTCGACCGCGACGGGCGTCTTCTACGGCGACCACTCCTTCACCCAGCTGTGGAAGCAGTGCGCCGGTGTCGGCGCGGTCCTCGCCTACTCCCTGGTCGCCTCCGCGATCCTCGCCTTCCTCCTCGACAAGACGATCGGTATGCGCGTCACCGAGGACGAGGAAGTGGCCGGCATCGACCAGGCCGAGCACGCCGAGACCGCATACGACTTCAGCGGCGCGGGCGGCGGTGTCGCCGGGACCGTCGCAGCCTCGGCCCTGGCCGCCACGCAGACCAAGAAGGTGGACGCATGA